In Carnobacterium sp. CP1, the following are encoded in one genomic region:
- the murC gene encoding UDP-N-acetylmuramate--L-alanine ligase — translation MNNETIYHFVGIKGSGMSALALILHDKGFKVQGSDVDKYFFTQKNIEEAGIPILAFDKKNIRNGLTIIAGNAFPDSHEEIVAAKELGLSVIRYQDFLGDLLKHYTSITITGSHGKTSTTGLLAHVMSTIVDTSYLIGDGTGHGVPDADFFVLEACEYRRHFLAYHPDYAIITNIDYDHPDYFTSLEDVVDAFSVMAQQVQKAIIACGDDEQLVKLHANVPVVYYGFGDHNDFQAKNLSRSITGSSFDVYIRNEFYGHFVIPTYGKHNILNALAVIAICHYENIDKDKVAANLRTFAGVKRRFSEKLMADMVIIDDYAHHPSEIRATIDAARQKYPDKEIIAIFQPHTFTRTVAMLSEFAEALNLADSVYLCDIFGSAREQQGDVTIEDLAEKIDTGALILKEENMSPLLEHHDAVAIFMGAGDVQKFELAYETLLSRSTLSK, via the coding sequence ATGAATAATGAAACAATCTATCATTTCGTTGGGATTAAAGGTTCAGGCATGAGTGCATTAGCTTTGATCCTTCATGATAAAGGTTTTAAGGTCCAAGGTTCTGATGTAGACAAGTACTTCTTTACACAAAAAAACATTGAAGAAGCCGGTATTCCTATTCTGGCTTTTGATAAAAAAAATATTCGTAATGGCTTGACCATTATCGCCGGAAATGCTTTTCCGGATTCACATGAAGAAATTGTTGCTGCTAAAGAACTGGGATTATCAGTAATACGTTACCAGGATTTCCTTGGTGATTTACTGAAACACTATACTAGTATCACGATTACAGGTTCACATGGAAAAACGAGTACGACAGGACTTCTGGCTCATGTCATGAGTACAATTGTAGATACGAGTTATTTGATCGGCGATGGTACCGGGCATGGTGTTCCCGATGCAGATTTCTTTGTACTGGAAGCGTGCGAATACCGTCGTCATTTCTTAGCGTATCATCCTGATTATGCTATTATTACCAACATTGATTACGATCATCCAGATTATTTTACTAGTTTGGAAGATGTAGTGGACGCCTTTAGTGTGATGGCTCAACAGGTTCAAAAAGCCATTATTGCTTGTGGAGATGACGAGCAATTGGTGAAATTGCATGCGAATGTTCCTGTTGTGTATTATGGTTTCGGAGATCACAACGATTTCCAAGCTAAAAACTTGAGTCGTTCAATCACCGGTTCAAGTTTTGACGTTTACATTAGAAATGAATTTTATGGCCACTTTGTAATTCCAACATATGGCAAACACAACATTCTAAATGCTTTAGCGGTCATTGCCATCTGTCATTATGAAAATATTGATAAAGACAAAGTGGCAGCTAATCTTAGAACATTTGCTGGTGTTAAACGCCGTTTCAGTGAAAAATTGATGGCAGATATGGTCATTATTGATGATTATGCTCATCATCCTTCAGAAATACGGGCAACTATTGATGCTGCTCGACAAAAGTATCCTGATAAAGAAATCATTGCAATTTTCCAACCACATACGTTCACTCGGACTGTAGCTATGTTAAGTGAATTTGCAGAAGCTCTTAATTTAGCCGATTCGGTTTATCTATGTGATATCTTTGGTTCAGCACGTGAGCAACAAGGTGATGTAACAATCGAAGACCTAGCTGAAAAAATCGATACAGGTGCTTTGATCTTGAAAGAAGAGAACATGTCACCTTTATTGGAACACCACGATGCAGTTGCTATTTTTATGGGTGCAGGAGATGTTCAAAAATTCGAATTGGCTTATGAAACCTTATTAAGCCGTTCCACATTAAGCAAATAA